One genomic region from Rosa rugosa chromosome 1, drRosRugo1.1, whole genome shotgun sequence encodes:
- the LOC133727072 gene encoding probable sulfate transporter 3.5 has translation MSTDLSTSNHHKVNFSAPRAFCTTFKADLKESLFPDDPFKGLENEKALGKVKKGLVYFVPIFEWLPKYNFRTLLYDLLAGLTITSLAIPQGISYAKLAEIPPVIGLYTSFVPPLFYAILGDSKYLAVGNLAACSLLMREQIGEVASPKNDPTLYLHLIFTAAFVTGVMQTLMGVLRLGILVDFLSHSTITGFMGGTAVIISLQQLKGILGMQSFTTETDIISVLKSVFRHRKEWQWETAVAGIVFLIFLQITKFIKDKKPKLFWISAMSPLVVVLVGCVFAYFGDAENHGIPIVGHLNRGINPLSIQYLTFDMRYFPAALKAGCITGAIALAEGIAVGRSFGMKRNEQVDGNKEMIAYGIMNIMGSFTSCYLAAGPFSKSAVNYSAGAKTAMANAVQSLFMVLVLLLLAPFFSYTPLVALSAIIVSAMLGLIKYDVAFELLRVDKFDFLVCMAAFLGVAFISMDIGLGLSVGLSLVRSLLYVARPGTCKLGKLPDLGLYRDLEQYPNGIKHSGILVLQIGSPIYCANCNYIRERILRWIRDEQTSSRDVVEHVLLDLSGVVTIDVPGIETMAEILKILSGMNIKLGLINPRVKVMEKMIASHFLDKIKKENVFLSAEDAVESCRFSLDRSTENSGSSSTRQSDAV, from the exons ATGTCTACGGATTTGAGCACATCAAACCACCACAAGGTGAACTTCTCTGCTCCGAGAGCCTTCTGCACCACATTCAAAGCTGATCTAAAGGAATCACTCTTTCCCGACGATCCCTTCAAGGGTCTTGAGAATGAGAAAGCACTTGGGAAAGTCAAGAAAGGGTTGGTGTACTTTGTTCCGATCTTCGAGTGGCTCCCCAAGTATAACTTTCGTACTCTTCTGTACGATCTCCTCGCCGGTCTCACCATTACCAGCCTTGCTATCCCCCAAGGAATTAGCTACGCTAAACTAGCAGAAATCCCACCCGTCATTGGCCTAT ATACGAGCTTTGTTCCGCCTCTCTTTTATGCAATTTTGGGGGACTCCAAGTATCTGGCCGTGGGAAACTTGGCGGCGTGCTCGTTACTTATGAGAGAACAGATCGGAGAAGTAGCATCGCCGAAGAATGATCCCACTTTGTATCTTCACCTGATTTTTACGGCCGCCTTTGTCACAGGAGTCATGCAGACACTAATGGGTGTTCTAAG ACTGGGGATTTTAGTGGATTTTTTATCACATTCTACCATCACTGGTTTTATGGGAGGGACTGCAGTTATAATTTCCTTGCAACAGTTGAAGGGAATATTAGGAATGCAGAGTTTTACGACTGAAACGGACATCATATCTGTTTTGAAATCAGTTTTCCGACATAGAAAAGAG TGGCAATGGGAGACTGCCGTTGCTGGTATTGTCTTCCTCATTTTCCTTCAAATAACAAAGTTCATT AAGGACAAGAAGCCGAAGCTATTTTGGATATCCGCCATGAGTCCACTGGTTGTGGTTCTAGTTGGCTGCGTTTTTGCTTATTTTGGCGATGCTGAAAATCATGGAATACCCATT GTTGGACACTTGAATAGAGGAATCAATCCTCTTTCCATTCAGTATTTGACCtttgacatgagatattttccAGCTGCTTTGAAGGCTGGGTGTATTACTGGCGCTATTGCCCTGGCT GAAGGAATAGCCGTTGGAAGGAGCTTTGGCATGAAGAGGAATGAACAAGTTGATGGGAATAAGGAAATGATAGCTTATGGAATCATGAACATAATGGGATCTTTCACTTCTTGCTACTTGGCAGCGG GACCATTTTCAAAGTCGGCGGTGAATTACAGTGCGGGAGCAAAGACGGCAATGGCGAACGCAGTACAGTCGTTGTTTATGGTGCTGGTGCTTTTGTTATTGGCTCCTTTCTTTAGTTATACCCCTCTTGTTGCCCTATCTGCCATTATCGTATCTGCCATGCTTGGACTCATAAAATACGACGTAGCTTTTGAACTGCTTAGGGTTGACAAGTTCGACTTTCTAGTTTGCATGGCTGCCTTCTTAGGAGTGGCCTTCATAAGCATGGACATTGGTCTTGGCCTCTCA GTGGGTCTTAGTCTCGTGAGATCACTGCTTTATGTGGCTAGGCCTGGCACTTGTAAGCTTGGAAAACTACCAGACTTGGGTCTATATCGTGACTTAGAGCAGTATCCAAATGGAATAAAACATTCAGGGATCCTTGTCCTACAAATTGGCTCCCCCATTTACTGTGCAAATTGCAACTATATTCGAGAGAG GATTTTGAGATGGATTCGCGATGAGCAAACCAGTTCCAGAGATGTTGTTGAGCATGTCTTGCTCGATTTATCAG GAGTTGTCACCATTGACGTGCCTGGCATTGAAACAATGGCCGAGATACTTAAAATCCTGAGTGGAATGAACATTAAG CTAGGACTAATAAACCCGAGAGTTAAGGTGATGGAGAAGATGATAGCATCGCATTTCCTAGACAAAATCAAGAAGGAAAATGTGTTCTTGTCCGCGGAGGATGCAGTCGAATCATGCAGGTTCTCACTTGACAGGTCCACTGAAAATAGCGGTTCATCATCAACACGACAATCTGATGCTGTTTAG